The Acidobacteriota bacterium genomic sequence CGCTATGGGCGGCGAAAGCGATCGCCGCGCCCAACACCGCGGCCAGCGCCTGGTCCGCCGGAGAGAGTTGCGCCGTCGCACCCCAGGCGATGAGCGCCGCTACCGGAACGCGTACGAAGGTCTGGGCGGCGTTCCAGAGCAGGTCGAAGGCAGGGACTTTGTCCGCAAAGAACTCGAGCAGGAACAGCGCAGCGCTGATCCCGATGACCCACCAGCTTTCGAGCAGATGCAGTGATGCGGGCAGGAGAAAGACGCCGGCGTGGGCGAGTAAACCGAGCGTGGCCACGGTGGCGTAGACGTTCAGCCCAGCGGCAAAGCTGGCCGCGACCAGCAGGGCCAGCAGGTGCGTGGTGTTGAGAGAGAGATCCACGGCGACGTTCCTCCCCCTATCATTTTAGATGCGGGGCAGCGGTGTGGCCGGCGTGAGTTGCTGGAAAAGCAAAAAGGC encodes the following:
- a CDS encoding DUF4126 domain-containing protein, translating into MDLSLNTTHLLALLVAASFAAGLNVYATVATLGLLAHAGVFLLPASLHLLESWWVIGISAALFLLEFFADKVPAFDLLWNAAQTFVRVPVAALIAWGATAQLSPADQALAAVLGAAIAFAAHSGKVAARAAVSPSPEPISNIALSVGEDVLAVGLTWFATQHPYIAAGVVFILLLVIILLVRMVWRALRSLFRGAGEELRQLEQH